A window of Sphingobacterium sp. lm-10 contains these coding sequences:
- a CDS encoding putative porin, with protein MMILLRTFLLGVVLWSLSFVAIAQEQEFSSALDSARAAEDNKQDSVVFSARYVRYTTLAALKQRTQTFQIDTTHHNFQYYNKQQLPWNPSIHLGSYGLATRDLLFNPNKSIGFQPGYYGLDRYLIKADSVQYYRARARYSELYAVGFFFDDQIFRAKLAQNLHSRLNIGAEYNAANTDGFYQNQQYSDRKGSVFSWYESPSLRYNLLTNFTFNTLDASENGSIVNDQVFSDNTESRGSMSELPNLSGTNANRPRTKWKDIGFFLRQSLYVGRIDTINKNLPEMEIRPTNVMAHNTYLRNRRYMFFKNEADANGVFPVNNMSLVGDTTSVTTLTNEFTYSFFLRSPSLANEIKLDLGFQNDLIWYGENIQGGPNDLVPQRDTAYRTFFQNSMIKGKLGYQFSDRLDVSLGVNQIVLGENFGDFLYEAQANISGGDNLGHIQLGAYTQNKSPEMIFQRANLSYHQWRPENTNFNNTTTQNLSFAYVNPKLRFSGKAEYFLMNGFMYFREIPNPENLPSLMRQIEPAQYGALNLLKLTLSQNFSFRKFHLDNMAVYQKSDAMAVLAIPELYTWHSFYYADVLSQVLDFRLGLDARINTPFRNPSYALNAGQFYNDNAGIEFSTYPIFDIWATANIKRVNLFLSYNFVNQHIYPAGYYTVRRYPMQNANLRFGVSWKFYD; from the coding sequence ATGATGATCTTGTTGAGGACGTTTCTTCTTGGTGTGGTGTTGTGGAGTTTGTCTTTTGTAGCTATTGCACAAGAACAGGAATTTAGTTCGGCATTGGATTCAGCACGCGCTGCGGAGGATAATAAGCAAGATTCTGTGGTTTTCTCTGCGCGCTACGTGCGCTATACCACGCTTGCGGCGCTGAAACAACGTACGCAAACTTTCCAAATCGATACCACACACCATAATTTCCAGTACTATAATAAGCAGCAGCTCCCTTGGAATCCTAGCATACATTTGGGGTCTTACGGCTTGGCTACCCGCGACTTATTGTTCAACCCCAATAAAAGCATTGGTTTTCAGCCGGGCTATTATGGCTTGGATCGGTACCTGATTAAGGCAGATTCTGTGCAGTACTATCGCGCTCGAGCGCGGTATTCGGAGTTGTATGCCGTCGGTTTTTTCTTTGATGATCAGATATTCAGAGCCAAGTTGGCGCAAAACTTACATTCCCGCCTAAACATTGGTGCAGAATATAATGCCGCTAATACCGATGGGTTTTATCAGAATCAGCAATATAGCGACCGTAAGGGTAGTGTATTCTCTTGGTACGAATCGCCGAGCCTGCGGTATAACCTCTTGACGAACTTCACTTTCAATACATTGGACGCCTCGGAGAATGGTTCTATTGTAAATGACCAGGTTTTTTCGGATAACACCGAAAGTCGTGGATCGATGAGTGAGCTTCCTAATTTAAGTGGAACGAATGCCAATCGACCGCGTACCAAATGGAAGGATATAGGTTTTTTCCTGCGGCAATCGCTATATGTTGGGCGTATTGATACGATTAATAAAAATCTTCCAGAAATGGAGATTCGTCCGACAAACGTGATGGCGCATAACACCTATTTGCGAAACCGTCGCTATATGTTTTTCAAAAACGAAGCAGATGCTAACGGCGTGTTCCCTGTGAATAATATGTCGCTAGTAGGAGATACTACGAGTGTAACTACGCTGACGAACGAATTTACATACAGTTTTTTCCTACGCAGCCCATCTCTCGCGAATGAAATTAAGCTGGATTTGGGCTTTCAGAATGATTTGATCTGGTATGGTGAAAACATACAGGGCGGGCCAAATGATCTGGTGCCGCAGCGTGATACTGCCTATCGGACATTTTTTCAAAATAGTATGATTAAAGGAAAGTTGGGCTACCAATTTTCTGATCGTTTAGATGTGAGCTTGGGCGTGAACCAAATCGTATTGGGCGAAAACTTTGGCGACTTTCTATATGAAGCGCAGGCGAATATCTCTGGAGGTGATAATCTGGGGCATATACAATTAGGGGCTTATACACAGAATAAATCGCCGGAGATGATATTTCAGCGTGCCAACCTATCGTACCACCAGTGGCGTCCAGAGAATACCAACTTCAATAACACCACTACACAGAATTTATCGTTTGCCTATGTAAATCCAAAGTTGAGATTTTCGGGTAAAGCCGAATATTTTCTAATGAATGGATTTATGTATTTCAGGGAAATACCTAACCCAGAAAATCTTCCTTCATTGATGAGACAGATTGAGCCAGCTCAGTATGGCGCTCTCAACTTACTGAAGCTTACCCTATCTCAAAACTTTAGTTTCAGGAAGTTTCATCTCGATAACATGGCCGTTTATCAAAAATCTGATGCCATGGCGGTGTTGGCCATTCCAGAGTTGTACACTTGGCATAGCTTCTATTATGCAGACGTGCTCAGCCAAGTCCTAGACTTCAGATTGGGGTTAGATGCGCGAATCAATACGCCATTTCGGAACCCTTCGTATGCGCTTAATGCTGGACAGTTTTACAA